One Chitinophagaceae bacterium C216 genomic window carries:
- the mrpA gene encoding Na(+)/H(+) antiporter subunit A has product MLYSILTGFITSILLVPLGRLLKGRWSILLPFIPLALFIYYLQFLPGISGGNTLYQSVSWVPSLGVDLDFRLDGLSYLFALLVTGIGTGIFFYARTYLKGHVYFDRFFGYLFLFMSAMLGLVLADNALLLFIFWELTSISSFFLIGFNNDQVSSRKSALTALSITGLGGFFLLAGLLLLGNIAGTYSISELVQSRDIIVHHSSYPLALGLILMGAFTKSAQFPFHFWLPDAMKAPTPVSAYLHSATMVKAGIYLLARFNPILGNTDLWSNTLMIVGGITMLYAAFHSLLRTDLKSILAYSTISALGILTFLIGNGTQQAIIAASVFILVHALYKATLFLVTGIIDHETHTRDISQLSGLRKVLLPVAIAGILAACSSAGIPLTIGFIGKDLIYEATLHSGPGVAIITTVLAVATNICLVAAGFMAGIKPFAGYLPNQFEKIHLPPISMWIAPLILGVLSVILGIIPGTAGHLFSAQAANAIAGVSVSTHLKIWHGFNLILALSAVTIVLGTLVYLINKPGGGTSFINKFKPLSPASLMDRCVGALFRFSEWYTTKFHNGYLRSYHIRIILFAEALLAYKLWLSGPVEIDFYSLTMLTIYEVVIIGILIGALAMMLVTRSRLTAVVCMSVIGYCICLMFVFYSAPDLAMTQFTIDTLTTVLFVLVLYKLPPFLNLGTKKERYRDMAIALGFGLILCLIALQAHHEPIVTAISDFYGTNAYTAGKGKNVVNVILVDFRGIDTLFETVVLSIAAIGVYNLLRLRLKPSEKE; this is encoded by the coding sequence ATGCTATACAGTATTCTGACCGGATTTATTACATCTATACTATTAGTTCCTTTAGGTAGATTACTGAAAGGAAGATGGAGTATTTTACTACCATTTATTCCCCTTGCACTATTTATATATTATCTACAATTTCTGCCCGGCATATCAGGAGGTAATACATTGTACCAATCCGTAAGCTGGGTACCTTCTCTCGGGGTTGATTTGGATTTCAGACTGGATGGGCTTTCCTATTTATTTGCACTTTTAGTCACGGGCATTGGTACGGGTATTTTTTTCTACGCTAGAACCTATCTTAAAGGGCATGTCTACTTTGATCGGTTCTTTGGCTACTTGTTCCTGTTCATGTCAGCCATGTTGGGATTGGTACTTGCAGACAATGCGCTGTTACTGTTCATATTCTGGGAGCTCACCAGCATTAGTTCGTTTTTTCTGATTGGATTTAACAACGATCAGGTTTCTTCCCGCAAAAGCGCCCTCACCGCATTAAGTATTACCGGGCTAGGAGGTTTCTTTCTATTGGCAGGGTTATTACTGTTAGGCAATATCGCAGGCACTTATTCTATTTCTGAACTGGTGCAATCGCGCGATATCATTGTTCACCATTCGTCCTATCCCCTTGCATTAGGACTCATCCTGATGGGCGCCTTTACTAAGTCGGCACAATTCCCCTTTCATTTTTGGCTCCCGGATGCCATGAAAGCACCTACACCTGTTTCAGCATATCTACACTCAGCCACTATGGTGAAGGCAGGTATTTATCTGCTAGCCCGATTCAATCCTATACTGGGCAATACGGATTTGTGGAGCAATACATTAATGATTGTAGGGGGTATCACCATGCTGTACGCAGCGTTTCATTCATTATTACGTACCGACCTAAAAAGTATTCTTGCATATTCTACTATTTCGGCTTTAGGTATACTCACCTTCCTGATAGGAAACGGCACCCAGCAGGCCATCATTGCAGCCAGTGTGTTCATTTTGGTACACGCTTTATATAAAGCAACGCTATTTTTAGTAACCGGCATTATCGATCATGAAACCCATACACGCGATATTAGCCAGTTATCAGGATTGCGCAAAGTGTTATTGCCCGTAGCTATTGCAGGCATACTGGCAGCATGTTCCAGTGCCGGTATTCCGCTTACAATTGGCTTTATAGGGAAAGATCTTATTTACGAAGCCACCTTGCACTCAGGCCCAGGTGTAGCAATCATCACAACTGTACTAGCTGTAGCCACAAATATATGTCTGGTAGCGGCGGGGTTCATGGCTGGTATCAAACCATTTGCAGGATACCTACCCAATCAATTTGAAAAAATACATCTTCCTCCTATATCAATGTGGATAGCTCCGCTGATACTGGGCGTTCTTAGTGTGATCTTGGGTATTATTCCGGGGACAGCCGGTCATCTTTTTTCAGCACAGGCTGCTAACGCCATTGCCGGGGTGAGTGTTTCCACACATTTAAAAATATGGCACGGCTTTAATCTTATATTAGCGCTTAGTGCGGTCACGATCGTGCTGGGTACACTTGTCTATCTTATTAATAAACCCGGTGGTGGTACATCTTTCATCAACAAATTTAAACCTCTGAGTCCGGCATCGCTGATGGATAGATGTGTGGGAGCATTGTTCCGCTTTTCAGAATGGTATACTACAAAATTTCATAATGGGTATCTGCGCTCTTACCATATTAGGATCATTCTTTTTGCAGAAGCCTTGTTAGCTTATAAACTATGGCTGAGCGGACCGGTTGAAATCGACTTCTACTCCCTCACCATGCTTACCATTTATGAAGTAGTCATTATTGGTATTTTGATTGGTGCATTAGCGATGATGCTTGTTACACGCTCCCGACTAACGGCGGTAGTATGCATGAGTGTTATTGGATATTGTATCTGTTTGATGTTTGTGTTTTATAGTGCTCCAGACCTAGCCATGACACAGTTCACCATCGACACACTCACTACGGTACTGTTTGTATTGGTGCTGTATAAGCTGCCCCCGTTTCTCAATCTGGGCACCAAGAAAGAGCGTTATCGCGATATGGCTATCGCTCTGGGATTTGGACTTATTCTCTGTCTCATTGCTCTTCAGGCGCATCACGAGCCTATTGTTACTGCTATCAGTGATTTTTATGGTACCAATGCCTATACTGCAGGTAAAGGTAAAAACGTAGTAAACGTAATTCTGGTAGACTTCAGAGGTATTGATACCCTTTTTGAAACAGTAGTTTTGAGTATTGCGGCAATTGGAGTATATAATCTCTTA